In Musa acuminata AAA Group cultivar baxijiao chromosome BXJ3-11, Cavendish_Baxijiao_AAA, whole genome shotgun sequence, one DNA window encodes the following:
- the LOC135652603 gene encoding uncharacterized protein LOC135652603 gives MEDDTTAKKEEEEFNTGPLSVLMMSVKNNTQVLINCRNNKKLLGRVRAFDRHCNMVLENVREMWTEIPKTGKGKKKALPVNKDRFISKMFLRGDSVIIVLRNPK, from the exons ATGGAGGATGACACTACT gccaagaaagaagaagaggaattcaaTACAGGGCCTCTCTCTGTTCTGATGATGAGTGTCAAAAACAATACACAG GTGCTTATCAATTGCAGGAACAACAAGAAGCTACTTGGCCGTGTGAGAGCATTTGATCGGCACTGTAACATGGTCCTCGAAAATGTTAGGGAGATGTGGACTGAG ATACCCAAGACCGGCAAGGGAAAGAAGAAAGCGCTTCCGGTCAACAAGGATCGATTCATCAGTAAGATGTTCCTGCGAGGGGACTCCGTCATCATTGTGCTCAGAAATCCCAAGTAG